The following nucleotide sequence is from Phycisphaerae bacterium.
GGATCGTCCTGGACGATGCGAGCATATCCGACGTGCACTGCCGGATCCGGCTGTTGCCGGACAGCGGGCTCATTCTTGAAGATCAAAAAAGCGCGACCGGGACGTGGGTGGGTCCCAAGCGCGTGGCGCGCGGGAAGCTCATTACGTCGCAGCCTTTTCGCCTCGGCAATTTCAGTTTTCGATTGGACCTCCTTCCGATCGACACGACCGGCGGGCCGCCGCCGGCACCGATCGATTTGCGGGAGGAGGGGCCGTCGGTGCGGATGGATGTCACGAGACAGGAGCCGGCGGCGTTCCGCTGGGTCATCCGCAATCGATTTCAAATCAGCCGCCTGTTCATCTTCACCAGCGCGTGGATGATGGGCGTCTATCATGCGGTGGCGTGGTTTCCAGGGTCGAAGGGCTGGGGTCATTGGTCGCGACTGGTGCTGGGGGCGGCGGCGATTACGGGGGCGATGCTGGCGTCGGGAAGCCGGGTTTCACTGGCCCATCGCCAATTCAAATATGCCTCGCTGGCCGTGCTTTTGGTCGTGGCGATCCTCGACATGGTCCTTCTGTTTCAGGGAAGTGCGATCGCGGCGCTGTGCCTGGCGGCGTGTTTGACGATTCTGGTCATGCGCATTCCGACGGGTTTTTTGGCGATGTTTTCGGTCGCGGTTGGCGCGGCAGGAGTGCTCGTTCTTTTGGGAGCGACGATCCAGCGGTTCATCGGGCTCTTTACGGGCCATGGGGATAACTAACTGCCGGGGGATCTCGATTATCGGAGGATGTCCGCGCGGTTGGATTGAATGTGGGGGGTGTTTAGCGGTAAACTAGTCATTGATCGAACTGTCGCGCGGCGGCCTGTGGGGGCTATCTCCGAAAGAGCGGTTCTCGCTCGGCGATGGTGCGAAGGAGCCGGCCCCAGTCGGGAGTACAGCGTCATGCCGGATACCGCGGTAAAGGTTTGCCAAGGCTGCCAGTCGGAGATCACGAACGAGCAGATCATGCAGCGCCAAGCGGGCCTGGTGCATGGCGTGTTGCTTTGTCCGCAATGCATCGAACAAAAAAAGCGGGAGGCGATGGAGGCCCAGCAGCGGGCCGCCGCGGCGGCCGCAGCTGCTGCGACGACCGCGCCAACGGCGCCGCCCAAGGACATCACGGAAGAAAAGATCTCGCTTGACGCCGATTTCGAAGCGGCGCCAACAGGCCCGTCCAAGATTCGCAGCTTTGCAGCCGGAAGCACCCTCGGCGGCGCGCACCACGACACGACCCTCCATCGGCCGATCACCGCGGCGTCGGATCCCCCGACGCGCGTTCGGACGTTTCACAGCAAATTGACGCCCGGGGCCCTCGCGCACATGGATGACTTGATCAATGAATGGATCGACTCCAACCCCGGCATCTTCATCAAGCACGTCAACACAACCGTCGGCCCGTTCGAAGCCAAGCATGTCGAGCAACACCTGATCGTCACGATTTTCTATTGAGGCTCCTGGCCATCGGCGCCGATCGCCAGCCACAACAGCGTCTTCGCATTGAACACGGCGTGCAAGAGGATCACCAGCGTCAGGCTGCGCGTCTTGGCGTAGAGATAGCCGAGAAACACCCCAAAGACGGCCAACGCCGGGATTGTGTGGATCAAGGGATAATGAAACAAGCCGAACGCGGTCCCGGCGATCAGGATGGCGGCCCAGGGCCGGTTCGTCCAGCGGATCAGCGCGGGTTGCAAAAGGCCGCGGAAGAAGAATTCCTCAAGGGTCGGCGCGAGGACGGAAGTGCTGATGATGGTGACGATGATGACCCAAGGGGGGGATGCGGCGGAGAGAAGGGTGAGGATCGCCGAGTGTTCCGGGGGAGCGAAATCGGGGACGGTCCATTGGAGAATAAGGACGGTCAGGTGGAGGAGCGCCAGGCAGATCGACCATGCGGCGAGGTAGCCGATGATGGCTTGCCCGACGCGCTGGCCGAAATGCGTCGTGGTCAGGCCCCAGCCGGAGAGTCCGCCGTGGAAGCGTTGGCGGGCGATGAGAGCAATGAGCGCGGCGGCGAGCGTTTGGCCCAGGGCCAGGGCGAGGACCTCTCGCGGATCGGCGGCATCCGGCTGGCTCGTAACCGGCTCGTCGGCGACGGGCGCGGCGCCGATGGACAATAATTTGAAGATCACGGAGGACAGCATCAGAATAGCCGCGAGTCCGATCAAGAGGTCGGCGGGTTCGAGGACATTAGACGACGGAGGCGGAATGTTGATGAGTTCGCGCCAGGCGCGGCGGCGCGAGACGATTATCGCGCCGGCGAGGATGATGATGAGCCCGGCGGCGACGACGGCGAGTTCGGCGATGTCCAGGCGTGTGAGCGGGGTCGGCATCCGGGGACTCGCGTGACAATCGGGATGGTCGAACGATGAGCGGGACTATATTGGAAAAGATCGTGGAGACCAAACGCGGCGAAGTCGCCGAAGCGAAG
It contains:
- a CDS encoding FHA domain-containing protein, whose amino-acid sequence is MGLSVQCACGNALEGENLDLVVTLSCPHCRRELTLELDDVTGTSKRPVLTVVQGPYWVGTQFVVPVGVDLSIGRGAANWIVLDDASISDVHCRIRLLPDSGLILEDQKSATGTWVGPKRVARGKLITSQPFRLGNFSFRLDLLPIDTTGGPPPAPIDLREEGPSVRMDVTRQEPAAFRWVIRNRFQISRLFIFTSAWMMGVYHAVAWFPGSKGWGHWSRLVLGAAAITGAMLASGSRVSLAHRQFKYASLAVLLVVAILDMVLLFQGSAIAALCLAACLTILVMRIPTGFLAMFSVAVGAAGVLVLLGATIQRFIGLFTGHGDN
- a CDS encoding CPBP family intramembrane glutamic endopeptidase, whose amino-acid sequence is MPTPLTRLDIAELAVVAAGLIIILAGAIIVSRRRAWRELINIPPPSSNVLEPADLLIGLAAILMLSSVIFKLLSIGAAPVADEPVTSQPDAADPREVLALALGQTLAAALIALIARQRFHGGLSGWGLTTTHFGQRVGQAIIGYLAAWSICLALLHLTVLILQWTVPDFAPPEHSAILTLLSAASPPWVIIVTIISTSVLAPTLEEFFFRGLLQPALIRWTNRPWAAILIAGTAFGLFHYPLIHTIPALAVFGVFLGYLYAKTRSLTLVILLHAVFNAKTLLWLAIGADGQEPQ